Proteins co-encoded in one Pyxidicoccus xibeiensis genomic window:
- a CDS encoding RNA polymerase sigma factor, whose protein sequence is MTSREDNPFLPGYDTADDSRLVARAVDGSKDALRELVARHQPFVYNLSLKMCGRPEDAEDLTQEVFVKVITSLQTFRAESAFRTWLYRLTVNHLLKSRRRGMEVLVDDFETYFATIAAAPDESLSPHELRDANRTVEELRIRCTTGMLMCLDREQRITYVLGELFGVDHQLGGEILEISPGNFRVRLSRARKDLYSWMNQRCGLVNLANPCRCHKKTRSYVRSGAVDPEHLVFNTAYVDRIEALTRSESSQVIDTVEQLHQRVFLEHPLQVSRAKVVDEILQNDTLRTFFSI, encoded by the coding sequence ATGACGTCGCGCGAAGACAATCCGTTTCTCCCCGGGTACGACACCGCCGACGACAGCCGCCTGGTGGCGCGCGCTGTCGACGGCAGCAAGGACGCGCTGCGCGAGCTGGTCGCGCGGCACCAGCCCTTCGTCTACAACCTGTCGCTGAAGATGTGCGGGCGGCCGGAGGACGCGGAAGACCTCACCCAGGAGGTCTTCGTGAAGGTCATCACGTCCCTGCAGACCTTCCGGGCGGAGAGTGCGTTCCGTACCTGGCTGTACCGCCTCACCGTCAACCATCTCTTGAAGAGCCGCCGGCGCGGGATGGAGGTGCTGGTGGACGACTTCGAGACCTACTTCGCCACCATCGCGGCGGCCCCGGACGAGTCGTTGAGCCCGCACGAGCTGCGGGACGCCAACCGCACGGTCGAGGAGCTGCGCATCCGCTGCACGACGGGCATGTTGATGTGCCTGGACCGTGAGCAGCGAATCACCTACGTGCTCGGAGAGCTGTTCGGGGTGGACCATCAGCTCGGCGGGGAGATTCTGGAAATCTCTCCGGGCAACTTCCGCGTCCGGCTCTCCCGGGCGCGCAAGGACCTGTACAGCTGGATGAACCAGCGCTGCGGGCTCGTCAACCTGGCCAACCCGTGCCGGTGCCACAAGAAGACCCGGAGCTATGTGCGCAGCGGCGCGGTGGACCCGGAGCACCTCGTGTTCAACACCGCCTACGTCGACAGAATCGAGGCGCTCACCCGCAGCGAGTCGTCACAGGTCATCGACACCGTCGAGCAGCTCCACCAGCGCGTCTTCCTGGAGCACCCGCTCCAGGTCAGCCGCGCGAAGGTGGTCGACGAAATCCTCCAGAACGACACCCTCCGCACCTTCTTCAGCATCTGA
- a CDS encoding PAS domain-containing protein — protein sequence MTSPSSVTPLDTPPLPSVWVLDDSPAETEAIRRALAPACQVVAFADGPALLEAIGQGPAPEVLVLDWFLPGMTGLEVCRFLRANPATEHLPVLLLTANTRPEDVVEGLTAGANEYVFKPFRAAELSARVQTLVRWERTRRVALEAERARRVQVEGTLSAVQAAEERAWRSELRFRLAARATRDAVWEWDPRTDAVDWTSGVSEVFGHAPAAVRDTFEWWERHLHPEDRARVVRSLLATVDGPEHEWQSTYRFMRGNGTWAHVVDRCHIVRDGQERAVQVVGAMQDVTERQEAEAERTRLLEAERRAREEADRQRARLATLFEQVPAVLAVLSAPDQRFLVANAQMRQLYGQRRLVGLTMREAKPELEGQGFFELLDTVFTTGEAFSAREMPARIDRKNDGELTEGYFDFMYQPMLDAEGRVDAVIVFAVEVTASVHARRKESELARALHDSEQRLRSALAAANVGTWQVDLATRTDVRDANLNRILGLEPREVSLPMEDWLSHIHPEDRPAVEKAVERAIRERGTFEAEYRILRPDGTVRWIRDQGQVLVDTRGEPRHFTGALADITEPKRLTAEMRARADFERQLIGIVSHDLRNPLSAITLAVSVLLNRDKLEPRLERHVQRIQRSAERATRMIRDLLDFTRARQGAGIPVYPREVDLHEVVHAVADEVHAAWPDRRIQVEQQGIGAGTWDPDRLAQMLGNLLGNALQYSPPDTLVRVMSRGGEDGVVLEVHNQGTPIAAEQLPRIFEPLERGVEKPEDRGGRSIGLGLYIVRSIAQAHGGTVQVRSTFEEGTTFTVRLPRHAPASAPARSEAAG from the coding sequence GTGACCTCCCCCTCCAGCGTCACACCACTCGACACGCCACCCCTGCCTTCGGTCTGGGTGCTCGACGACAGCCCGGCTGAGACCGAGGCCATCCGTCGCGCCCTGGCACCGGCGTGCCAGGTCGTCGCGTTCGCGGATGGCCCGGCGCTGCTGGAGGCCATCGGCCAGGGGCCGGCGCCAGAGGTGCTGGTGCTGGACTGGTTCCTCCCCGGCATGACGGGCCTGGAGGTGTGCCGCTTCCTGCGCGCCAACCCGGCCACCGAGCACCTCCCGGTGCTGCTGCTCACCGCCAACACGCGCCCGGAGGACGTGGTGGAGGGGCTGACGGCGGGCGCCAACGAGTACGTCTTCAAGCCCTTCCGCGCGGCGGAGCTCTCCGCGCGGGTGCAGACGCTGGTCCGCTGGGAGCGCACGCGCCGCGTGGCGCTGGAGGCCGAGCGGGCGCGGCGCGTCCAGGTGGAGGGCACGCTGTCCGCGGTGCAGGCCGCCGAGGAGCGGGCGTGGCGCAGCGAGCTGCGCTTCCGCCTGGCGGCCCGTGCCACGCGGGACGCCGTCTGGGAGTGGGACCCGCGCACCGACGCCGTGGACTGGACGAGCGGCGTCAGCGAGGTGTTCGGCCATGCCCCCGCGGCCGTGCGGGACACCTTCGAGTGGTGGGAGCGGCACCTGCACCCGGAGGACCGCGCGCGCGTGGTGCGCAGCCTCCTGGCCACGGTGGACGGGCCCGAGCACGAGTGGCAGAGCACCTACCGCTTCATGCGGGGCAATGGCACCTGGGCGCACGTGGTGGACCGGTGCCACATCGTCCGGGACGGCCAGGAGCGCGCGGTGCAGGTGGTGGGGGCGATGCAGGACGTCACCGAGCGCCAGGAGGCGGAGGCCGAGCGCACCCGCCTGCTGGAGGCCGAGCGCCGGGCGCGCGAGGAGGCGGACCGGCAGCGCGCGCGGCTGGCCACCCTCTTCGAGCAGGTGCCCGCCGTCCTGGCCGTGCTGAGCGCGCCGGACCAGCGCTTCCTCGTGGCCAACGCCCAGATGCGCCAGCTCTACGGGCAGCGGCGGCTGGTGGGGCTCACCATGCGCGAGGCCAAGCCGGAGCTGGAGGGCCAGGGCTTCTTCGAGCTGCTGGACACGGTGTTCACCACCGGCGAGGCCTTCAGCGCCCGGGAGATGCCCGCCCGCATCGACCGGAAGAACGACGGGGAGCTGACGGAGGGCTACTTCGACTTCATGTACCAGCCCATGCTGGACGCCGAAGGGCGGGTGGACGCCGTCATCGTCTTCGCGGTGGAGGTGACGGCCAGCGTCCACGCGCGGCGCAAGGAGTCGGAGCTGGCGCGGGCGCTCCACGACAGCGAGCAGCGGCTGCGCTCGGCGCTGGCGGCGGCCAACGTGGGCACGTGGCAGGTGGACCTGGCCACGCGGACGGATGTGCGCGACGCCAACCTCAACCGCATCCTCGGGCTGGAGCCGCGCGAGGTGAGCCTCCCCATGGAGGACTGGCTGTCCCACATCCACCCGGAGGACCGGCCCGCCGTGGAGAAGGCCGTCGAGCGCGCCATCCGCGAGCGCGGCACCTTCGAGGCCGAGTACCGCATCCTCCGGCCGGACGGCACGGTGCGGTGGATTCGGGACCAGGGGCAGGTGCTGGTGGACACGCGGGGCGAGCCCCGGCACTTCACCGGCGCGCTGGCGGACATCACCGAGCCCAAGCGGCTGACGGCGGAGATGCGCGCGCGCGCGGACTTCGAGCGGCAGCTCATCGGCATCGTCAGCCACGACTTGCGCAACCCGCTGAGCGCGATAACGCTGGCGGTGTCGGTGCTGCTCAACCGCGACAAGCTGGAGCCGCGGCTGGAGCGGCACGTGCAGCGCATCCAGCGCTCGGCGGAGCGGGCGACGCGGATGATTCGCGACCTGCTCGACTTCACGCGGGCCCGGCAGGGCGCGGGCATTCCGGTGTACCCGCGCGAGGTGGACCTGCACGAGGTGGTGCACGCGGTGGCGGACGAGGTGCACGCCGCCTGGCCGGACCGGCGCATCCAGGTGGAGCAGCAGGGCATCGGCGCGGGGACGTGGGACCCGGACCGGCTGGCGCAGATGCTGGGCAACCTGCTGGGCAATGCGCTGCAGTACAGCCCTCCGGACACCCTGGTGCGGGTGATGTCGCGCGGCGGGGAGGACGGCGTGGTGCTGGAGGTCCACAACCAGGGCACGCCGATTGCGGCGGAGCAGCTCCCGCGCATCTTCGAGCCGCTGGAGCGGGGCGTGGAGAAGCCGGAGGACCGCGGCGGGCGGAGCATCGGCCTGGGGCTCTACATCGTCCGCAGCATCGCCCAGGCGCACGGCGGCACGGTGCAGGTCCGCTCCACCTTCGAGGAGGGCACCACCTTCACGGTGCGCCTGCCGCGCCACGCCCCCGCCTCCGCCCCGGCGAGGAGCGAAGCGGCGGGGTAG
- a CDS encoding alpha/beta hydrolase, whose translation MAENSTNVRTKLALWGVRATARSLGAVAPGLTAAWAERLFLTPRRPRRSRTAEAVLAKGQQRVLKVEGERVAVWSWGEGPRVLLVHGWSGYGGQLTAFVQPLVDAGFSVVAYDAQGHGVSSGRTSSLPEMARLVAAVGRATGGPYAVVAHSFGAAAAAVAMRDGLKVERAVFLSPAADPRAGIRAFASTVGLSEGVWQRMAARIEARFDMRLRDLALPNFAPLLDVPLRIFHDVGDGEVPLVSGEAVARAWPRAKLTRTEGLGHFRILYAPEVVAPAAQFLAEGRPSNAWPAPELLASLAPARAPLRMVQGG comes from the coding sequence ATGGCGGAAAATAGCACGAACGTTCGGACGAAACTGGCGCTGTGGGGCGTGAGGGCGACGGCGCGGAGCCTGGGGGCGGTGGCGCCGGGGCTGACGGCGGCGTGGGCGGAGCGGCTGTTCCTGACGCCCCGGCGGCCGCGGCGCTCGCGCACGGCGGAGGCGGTGCTGGCGAAGGGGCAGCAGCGGGTGCTGAAGGTGGAGGGCGAGAGGGTCGCGGTGTGGAGCTGGGGCGAGGGCCCGCGCGTGCTGCTGGTGCACGGGTGGAGTGGCTACGGCGGGCAGCTGACGGCCTTCGTGCAGCCGCTGGTGGACGCGGGCTTCTCGGTGGTGGCGTACGACGCGCAGGGGCACGGGGTGTCGTCGGGGCGGACCAGCTCGCTGCCGGAGATGGCGAGGCTGGTGGCGGCGGTGGGGCGGGCGACGGGCGGGCCGTACGCGGTGGTGGCGCACTCGTTCGGCGCGGCGGCGGCGGCGGTGGCGATGCGGGACGGGCTGAAGGTGGAGCGCGCGGTGTTCCTCTCGCCGGCGGCGGACCCTCGCGCCGGCATCCGGGCCTTCGCGAGCACGGTGGGGCTGTCGGAGGGCGTGTGGCAGCGGATGGCGGCGCGAATCGAGGCGCGCTTCGACATGCGGCTGAGGGATCTGGCGCTGCCGAACTTCGCGCCGCTGCTGGACGTGCCGCTGCGCATCTTCCACGACGTGGGCGACGGCGAGGTGCCGCTGGTGTCGGGCGAGGCGGTGGCGCGCGCCTGGCCGCGCGCGAAGCTCACCCGGACGGAGGGGCTGGGCCACTTCCGCATCCTCTACGCGCCAGAGGTGGTGGCCCCGGCGGCGCAGTTCCTCGCGGAGGGCCGGCCGAGCAACGCCTGGCCCGCGCCGGAGCTGCTGGCGTCCCTGGCACCCGCGCGCGCGCCGCTGCGCATGGTGCAGGGAGGCTGA
- a CDS encoding ABC transporter ATP-binding protein produces the protein MLSLRNLVKVYPGPVSALRGVDLDVPRGMFGLLGPNGAGKSTLMKILAGLLEPTSGSVTLDGMDIVRHPEALRPHLGYLPQEFGFYPYLTGEAMLLYLLKLKGVTAPQGLKQLCAELLERVNLTFAAKRKVKEYSGGMRQRLGIAQALSGNPKLIIVDEPTAGLDPEERLRFYRLLAEVAHERTVLLSTHIVEDVAMLCPRFAVIRQGRVMAITSPTEAKAAIAGTIFEGTASTEELGELQRTRRVTQAVLFEGRNRVRIHEPGGAVPPGFERVTPTLEDAYLLLMKDTAAPAEGQASFREVAR, from the coding sequence ATGCTCTCCCTCCGCAATCTGGTGAAGGTGTACCCGGGCCCCGTCTCCGCGCTCCGGGGCGTGGACCTGGACGTACCTCGCGGAATGTTCGGGCTGCTGGGCCCCAATGGCGCCGGCAAGTCCACGCTGATGAAGATTCTCGCGGGCCTGCTGGAGCCCACGTCCGGCAGCGTGACGCTGGACGGCATGGACATCGTCCGTCACCCGGAGGCGCTGCGCCCCCACCTGGGCTACCTGCCGCAGGAGTTTGGCTTCTATCCGTACCTCACGGGTGAGGCCATGCTGCTGTACCTCCTGAAGCTCAAGGGCGTCACCGCGCCGCAGGGGCTGAAGCAGCTGTGCGCGGAGCTGCTGGAGCGCGTCAACCTCACCTTCGCGGCGAAGCGGAAGGTGAAGGAGTACTCGGGCGGCATGCGGCAGCGGCTCGGCATCGCCCAGGCGCTGTCGGGCAACCCGAAGCTCATCATCGTGGACGAGCCCACCGCCGGCCTGGACCCGGAGGAGCGCCTGCGCTTCTACCGGCTGCTGGCCGAGGTGGCCCACGAGCGCACCGTGCTGCTGTCCACGCACATCGTCGAGGACGTGGCCATGCTGTGCCCGCGCTTCGCCGTCATCCGCCAGGGCCGGGTGATGGCGATTACGTCCCCTACCGAGGCCAAGGCCGCTATCGCCGGCACCATCTTCGAGGGCACCGCGTCCACGGAGGAGCTGGGCGAGCTGCAGCGCACCCGCCGCGTCACCCAGGCCGTCCTCTTCGAGGGCCGCAACCGCGTGCGCATCCACGAGCCGGGCGGCGCCGTGCCCCCGGGCTTCGAGCGGGTGACGCCCACGCTGGAGGACGCCTACCTCCTGCTGATGAAGGACACGGCCGCCCCCGCGGAGGGCCAGGCGTCCTTCCGCGAGGTGGCGCGATGA
- a CDS encoding group II truncated hemoglobin, with protein sequence MPVELKLPPSDDWVPTLEETPYHKLGGDEAVRALAYAFYDAMDAHEPALAKLHELDAQGRVNAGTRERFGLFLVGWLGGPQHYMERHGHPRLRMRHGHLPVDTAMRDAWVRSMQKALDARGITGGLRRFLDARFAQVADFLRNTEG encoded by the coding sequence ATGCCCGTTGAACTGAAGCTGCCGCCCTCGGATGACTGGGTGCCCACCCTGGAGGAGACGCCGTACCACAAGCTCGGAGGCGACGAGGCCGTGCGTGCGCTCGCCTACGCCTTCTATGACGCCATGGACGCCCACGAGCCGGCGCTCGCGAAGCTGCACGAGCTGGACGCCCAGGGCCGGGTGAATGCGGGCACGCGCGAGCGCTTCGGCCTCTTCCTCGTCGGGTGGCTGGGGGGCCCGCAACATTATATGGAGCGCCACGGCCACCCCCGGCTGCGCATGCGCCACGGCCACCTGCCGGTGGACACCGCCATGCGCGACGCGTGGGTGCGCAGCATGCAGAAGGCCCTGGACGCCCGGGGCATCACCGGCGGCCTGCGCCGCTTCCTCGACGCACGCTTCGCCCAGGTGGCCGACTTCCTCCGCAACACCGAGGGCTGA
- a CDS encoding DUF4398 domain-containing protein: MRPKLIAALLCLTVVGCAGKQVIPAPNEYRVEAEASLKAAEGAGAARVPEAARHLEFARQQIADAERLMVEGEQEAAELRFRQAEADADLAHALARSIPMERAARQAESMRRSVQ; the protein is encoded by the coding sequence GTGCGCCCGAAGCTGATTGCCGCGCTGCTGTGTCTGACTGTCGTCGGCTGCGCGGGGAAGCAGGTGATTCCCGCTCCCAATGAGTACCGCGTGGAGGCGGAGGCCTCACTGAAGGCCGCGGAGGGCGCTGGCGCCGCCCGCGTCCCCGAGGCGGCCCGACACCTGGAGTTCGCCCGGCAGCAGATTGCCGACGCGGAGCGGCTGATGGTGGAAGGTGAGCAGGAGGCCGCGGAGCTGCGCTTCCGGCAGGCCGAGGCGGACGCGGACCTGGCGCACGCGCTGGCCCGCTCCATTCCCATGGAGCGCGCGGCGCGGCAGGCCGAGTCCATGCGCCGCAGCGTGCAGTGA
- a CDS encoding 5'-3' exonuclease translates to MRLHLVDGTYELYRAHFSPRPGQTAPGGQDVKATVGLMSSLLMLLHDAAESVTHVAVAFDNPIRSFRNDLFAGYKSDEGVPPELKAQFDLAEEAVRALGVVAWSMKEYEADDALSTAAARWAGEVEQVRLLTPDKDLGQCVRGKQVVQVDRRQEKELDEDAVRAKLGVAPASVPDLLALMGDDADGIPGLQGFGEKGASALLGAYGHLEAIPADAAAWTVRPRGAEKLAATLREHREDALLYRKLATLVTDAPLPGTKALKDLEWKGVPRGPFEAMCDRLGLTTLKKRPKRWAA, encoded by the coding sequence ATGCGCCTGCACCTGGTGGACGGCACCTATGAGCTGTACCGAGCCCACTTCTCGCCCCGGCCCGGCCAGACGGCACCGGGCGGGCAGGACGTGAAGGCCACGGTGGGCCTGATGTCCTCGCTGCTCATGCTGCTGCACGACGCGGCGGAGTCGGTGACGCACGTGGCGGTGGCCTTCGACAACCCCATCCGCTCGTTCCGCAATGACTTGTTCGCCGGCTACAAGAGCGACGAGGGCGTGCCCCCGGAGCTGAAAGCCCAGTTCGACCTGGCGGAGGAGGCGGTGCGCGCGCTCGGCGTCGTCGCCTGGTCCATGAAGGAGTACGAGGCGGACGACGCGCTGTCCACGGCCGCGGCGCGCTGGGCGGGCGAGGTGGAGCAGGTGCGGCTGCTCACGCCGGACAAGGACCTGGGCCAGTGCGTGCGCGGCAAGCAGGTGGTGCAGGTGGACCGGCGCCAGGAGAAGGAGCTGGACGAGGACGCGGTGCGCGCGAAGCTGGGCGTGGCGCCGGCCAGCGTGCCGGACCTGCTGGCGCTGATGGGCGACGACGCGGACGGCATCCCCGGGCTGCAGGGCTTCGGCGAGAAGGGGGCCTCGGCGCTGCTGGGCGCCTACGGCCACCTGGAGGCGATTCCGGCGGACGCGGCCGCTTGGACGGTGCGGCCCCGGGGCGCGGAGAAGCTGGCCGCCACGCTGCGCGAGCACCGCGAGGACGCGCTGCTGTACCGCAAGCTGGCCACGCTGGTGACGGACGCGCCGCTGCCGGGCACGAAGGCGCTGAAGGACCTGGAGTGGAAGGGCGTGCCGCGCGGGCCCTTCGAGGCGATGTGCGACCGCCTGGGCCTCACCACGCTCAAGAAGCGCCCGAAGCGCTGGGCCGCGTGA
- a CDS encoding SDR family NAD(P)-dependent oxidoreductase — protein MKDFDFAGKTVVVTGGSMGIGETFARELSQRGAKLVLVARGRDRLHWLADALGGAHVIAEDLTKPGAAKRVFDAVVAKGLEVDVLINNAGFASYGPFTEVPLGTQREQVDLNVGALVELTHLFLPMLERRQGGVIQVASTAAFQPVPYMAVYAATKAFVLSFSEALWEEYRSRGVRVLALCPGATDTPFFARAGEAAALGAKAKPEDVVRLGLRAFRDNRASVVQGTGNTFTTLLARFFTREFVAKLSGRLMRPKKPLALQAS, from the coding sequence ATGAAAGACTTCGACTTCGCGGGCAAGACGGTGGTGGTGACAGGCGGCTCCATGGGCATCGGAGAGACCTTCGCGCGGGAGCTGAGCCAGCGCGGCGCGAAGCTGGTGCTGGTGGCCCGCGGCCGCGACAGGCTCCATTGGCTGGCCGACGCGCTCGGCGGCGCCCACGTCATCGCCGAGGACCTCACGAAGCCCGGCGCGGCGAAGCGCGTCTTCGACGCGGTGGTGGCGAAGGGGCTCGAGGTCGACGTGCTCATCAACAACGCCGGCTTCGCCAGCTACGGCCCCTTCACCGAGGTGCCGCTGGGCACGCAGCGCGAGCAGGTGGACCTCAACGTCGGCGCGCTCGTGGAGCTGACCCACCTGTTCCTGCCGATGCTGGAGCGGCGCCAGGGCGGGGTGATTCAGGTGGCTTCCACGGCGGCCTTCCAGCCGGTGCCGTACATGGCGGTGTACGCGGCGACCAAGGCCTTCGTGCTGTCCTTCAGCGAGGCGCTCTGGGAGGAGTACCGCTCCCGGGGCGTGCGCGTGCTGGCGCTGTGCCCCGGGGCCACCGACACGCCCTTCTTCGCGCGCGCGGGCGAGGCCGCGGCCCTGGGCGCCAAGGCGAAGCCGGAGGACGTGGTGCGGCTCGGCCTCCGGGCGTTCCGCGACAACCGCGCGTCGGTGGTGCAGGGCACGGGCAACACCTTCACCACGCTGCTCGCGCGCTTCTTCACGCGCGAGTTCGTCGCGAAGCTCTCCGGCCGCCTGATGCGCCCGAAGAAGCCGCTGGCGCTACAGGCCAGCTGA
- a CDS encoding SDR family NAD(P)-dependent oxidoreductase yields MKKFAQKVAVVTGGTSGIGLATAQQLAEEGAKVVVFARSEEGLAQAVKSLGPNAHGVRGDVTRVADLERLFQETRERFGGIDVLFANAAVVKLAPISGTSDALFDELVSVNLKGTFNTLRLAIPHLNAGASVVVTTSWLNRIGFEGSSVLSMTKAALRSLVRVAAAELAPKGIRVNAVCPGAFETPLWGKLGLPAEQLQATGASITAQIPLKRWGRAEELARAVLFLASPDSSYVTGTELEVDGGLRQV; encoded by the coding sequence ATGAAGAAGTTCGCTCAGAAGGTCGCGGTCGTCACCGGTGGCACCAGCGGAATCGGACTCGCCACGGCGCAGCAGCTCGCGGAGGAAGGGGCGAAGGTCGTCGTCTTCGCGCGCTCCGAGGAGGGCCTGGCCCAGGCCGTGAAGTCGCTCGGGCCGAACGCACACGGAGTGCGTGGAGATGTGACGCGTGTGGCGGACCTGGAGCGCCTGTTCCAGGAGACTCGCGAGCGCTTCGGTGGAATCGACGTCCTGTTCGCGAACGCGGCGGTGGTGAAGCTGGCGCCGATCTCCGGCACCTCCGACGCGCTGTTCGACGAGCTCGTCTCGGTGAACCTGAAGGGGACGTTCAACACGCTGCGGCTGGCCATCCCGCACCTCAATGCCGGCGCGTCGGTGGTGGTGACGACGTCCTGGCTCAATCGCATCGGCTTCGAGGGCTCGAGCGTGCTGAGCATGACGAAGGCGGCCCTGCGCTCGCTCGTCCGGGTGGCCGCCGCGGAGCTCGCTCCGAAGGGGATTCGCGTCAACGCGGTGTGCCCCGGCGCCTTCGAGACGCCGCTGTGGGGCAAGCTGGGCCTGCCCGCCGAGCAGCTCCAGGCCACGGGGGCGAGCATCACCGCCCAGATTCCGCTGAAGCGCTGGGGCCGTGCCGAGGAGCTTGCCCGCGCGGTGCTGTTCCTCGCGTCCCCCGATTCGTCGTATGTCACGGGCACGGAGCTCGAGGTCGATGGAGGCCTGCGCCAGGTATGA
- a CDS encoding TetR/AcrR family transcriptional regulator, translated as MRKGELTHQTILETAVRLASRVGLHGLSIGGLAEELSLSKSGLFAHFKSKTELQVQVLEAASAVFTERVIHPALSRPRGEPRVRALFDGWLTWDRDKYLEGGCIFVAAAAELDDAPGPARDKLVQTQRDWLDCLAQAARIAVAEGHFRKDLDVEQFAHDEYAAMLGFHHALRLMRDPQAEARARRAFDALVAAARNPAS; from the coding sequence ATGCGCAAGGGCGAGCTCACCCATCAGACCATCCTGGAGACGGCCGTCCGGCTGGCCAGCCGGGTGGGGCTGCACGGGCTGAGCATCGGCGGGCTGGCGGAGGAGCTGAGCCTCTCCAAGAGCGGCCTGTTCGCGCACTTCAAGTCCAAGACGGAGCTCCAGGTGCAGGTGCTGGAGGCGGCCTCCGCCGTCTTCACCGAGCGCGTCATCCACCCGGCGCTGAGCAGGCCCCGCGGCGAGCCCCGCGTGCGGGCGCTCTTCGACGGCTGGCTGACGTGGGACCGCGACAAGTACCTGGAGGGGGGCTGCATCTTCGTGGCGGCGGCGGCGGAGCTGGACGACGCGCCCGGGCCCGCGCGGGACAAGCTGGTGCAGACGCAGCGGGACTGGCTGGACTGCCTGGCCCAGGCCGCGCGCATCGCCGTGGCAGAGGGGCACTTCCGCAAGGATTTGGACGTGGAGCAGTTCGCCCATGACGAGTACGCGGCGATGCTGGGCTTCCACCATGCCCTGCGCCTGATGAGAGACCCGCAGGCCGAGGCGCGCGCCCGCCGGGCCTTCGACGCGCTTGTCGCCGCCGCACGCAACCCCGCTTCCTGA
- a CDS encoding LysR family transcriptional regulator translates to MQTSTVPTWDDLRVLLALHRHRSFLAAGRALGISTSTAARRIEALEAALGRTLVHRGSRGTSVEPDALELVSLAEQLELGLQAVRRDEGESPSSGTVRVSMGEGFVRPVTRVLSELRRKHPALLLEVISEARLVDLSRREADIGLRKAKSSSPVLVERAVGRLEFGLYASQGYVERRLRGGRLEAGDFERHDFVGYEGALERSPQMTWLMRHGARRFPFRSNSDFALEEAVEQGEGIWVMADAQGRTLPGLVRLDVDLPMPSMPVFLVFHKDLRQVPRVRLVVSALEAALRHALR, encoded by the coding sequence ATGCAAACCTCGACCGTGCCCACCTGGGATGACCTGCGCGTGCTGCTCGCGCTCCACCGGCACCGCAGCTTCCTGGCGGCGGGCCGGGCGCTGGGCATCTCCACGTCCACGGCGGCGCGGCGCATCGAGGCGCTGGAGGCCGCGCTGGGGCGCACGCTGGTGCACCGGGGCAGCCGGGGCACCTCGGTGGAGCCGGACGCGCTGGAGCTCGTCTCCCTGGCGGAGCAGCTCGAGCTCGGCCTCCAGGCCGTGCGCCGTGACGAGGGGGAGAGCCCGAGCTCGGGCACCGTGCGCGTCTCCATGGGCGAGGGCTTCGTGCGGCCGGTGACGCGGGTGCTGTCGGAGCTGCGCCGCAAGCACCCGGCGCTGCTGCTGGAGGTCATCTCGGAGGCTCGGCTCGTCGACCTGTCGCGCCGGGAGGCCGACATCGGGTTGCGCAAGGCGAAGTCGTCATCGCCGGTGCTGGTGGAGCGCGCGGTGGGGCGGCTGGAGTTCGGGCTGTATGCGTCCCAGGGCTACGTCGAGCGGCGGCTGCGCGGCGGGCGCCTGGAGGCGGGGGACTTCGAGCGGCACGACTTCGTGGGCTACGAGGGCGCGCTCGAGCGCTCACCGCAGATGACCTGGCTCATGCGGCACGGGGCGCGCCGCTTCCCGTTCCGCTCCAACTCCGACTTCGCGCTGGAGGAAGCCGTGGAGCAGGGCGAGGGCATCTGGGTGATGGCGGACGCGCAGGGGCGCACGCTGCCCGGGCTGGTGCGGCTCGACGTCGACCTGCCAATGCCTTCCATGCCGGTGTTCCTGGTGTTCCACAAGGACCTGCGCCAGGTGCCTCGCGTCCGCCTCGTCGTCAGTGCGCTCGAGGCGGCGCTGCGTCACGCACTGCGTTGA